The following proteins are encoded in a genomic region of Blastococcus colisei:
- a CDS encoding transposase, with protein MPQNFIRGDVDQGFLLPPDVRDWLPDGELAWTVKDAVDSFDLSGFKRSYRANGQGAAAFDPALMVAVLLYAHAVGVRSSRAIERHCVRDVAFRVLAGNRVPDHATIARFVTRHRQPLQELFAQVLRVCHEAGMVRLGVIAVDGTKIAANASWSKNHTSASLAHQVAEEQARYDQLAAELLDEQTRIDAAEDAEHGDDRGDELPPPLRRRAERLARLKEAKQRLDDEQAAAVAEQEVRKAEWQRRKDAGTRRGAQPGEHPPGRNPDKDKPPRANATDPDSRTMRGGRGLVQGYNAQAAVTEDQLIVGQTLTQAATDAHQLFPVLDDAAEQLNQAGIEETPDTWVADAGYANEETFTEAETRGLRLLAPMISDERRAAGEDPAGDKPLTSRPATARAQDRLRTPEGTEKYALRGRTVEPVFGQIKDRQGLRQLLRRGLQNAKTEWSLACTVHNLRKIHAHRLATA; from the coding sequence ATGCCGCAGAACTTCATCCGCGGGGATGTCGATCAGGGGTTCCTGCTGCCGCCGGATGTGCGGGATTGGCTGCCCGACGGGGAGCTGGCCTGGACGGTCAAGGATGCGGTGGACTCGTTCGACCTGTCGGGGTTCAAGCGCTCGTATCGGGCCAACGGGCAGGGCGCGGCGGCGTTCGACCCGGCGCTGATGGTGGCGGTGCTGCTGTACGCGCACGCGGTCGGGGTGCGCTCGTCGCGGGCGATCGAGCGGCACTGTGTCCGCGATGTGGCGTTCCGGGTGCTGGCCGGCAATCGGGTGCCCGATCACGCCACGATCGCCCGGTTCGTCACGCGTCACCGCCAGCCGCTGCAGGAGCTGTTCGCGCAGGTGCTGCGGGTGTGTCACGAGGCCGGGATGGTGCGGCTGGGCGTGATCGCGGTGGACGGGACGAAGATCGCCGCGAACGCCTCCTGGTCGAAGAACCACACCTCGGCGTCGCTGGCCCACCAGGTCGCCGAGGAGCAGGCCCGCTACGACCAGCTGGCCGCCGAGCTGCTCGACGAACAGACGCGCATCGACGCGGCCGAGGACGCCGAACACGGCGACGACCGCGGGGATGAGCTGCCACCGCCGCTGCGCCGGCGGGCCGAGCGGTTGGCTCGACTGAAGGAGGCCAAGCAGCGCCTGGACGACGAGCAGGCCGCGGCCGTGGCCGAGCAGGAGGTGAGGAAGGCCGAGTGGCAGCGCCGCAAGGACGCCGGCACCCGCCGCGGCGCCCAACCGGGCGAGCATCCACCGGGCCGCAATCCGGACAAGGACAAGCCGCCGCGGGCCAACGCCACCGATCCGGACTCGCGGACGATGCGGGGCGGGCGGGGGCTGGTGCAGGGCTACAACGCCCAGGCCGCGGTCACCGAAGACCAGCTCATCGTCGGCCAGACGCTGACCCAGGCGGCCACCGACGCCCATCAGCTGTTTCCCGTCCTCGATGACGCCGCCGAGCAGCTGAACCAGGCCGGCATCGAGGAGACGCCCGACACCTGGGTCGCCGACGCCGGCTACGCCAACGAGGAGACCTTCACCGAGGCCGAGACCCGCGGCCTGCGCCTGCTGGCCCCGATGATCAGCGACGAACGCCGCGCCGCCGGCGAGGACCCCGCCGGGGACAAACCGCTGACCTCCCGCCCGGCCACCGCCCGCGCCCAGGACAGGCTGCGCACCCCCGAAGGCACGGAGAAATACGCCCTCCGAGGACGCACGGTCGAACCGGTCTTCGGCCAGATCAAAGACCGGCAGGGACTACGCCAGCTCCTCCGCCGCGGCCTGCAGAACGCCAAGACCGAGTGGTCGCTGGCCTGCACCGTGCACAACCTGCGCAAGATCCACGCCCACCGGCTGGCCACCGCCTGA
- a CDS encoding thioesterase family protein produces the protein MEHHPGTLIAVPQDDQTTAFDAATAVRRAEGGGLVADLDPGWDVGGGILNGGYLLSVVARAAVLESPHPHPVAVSASYLRAPAAGPVALTVVPGPAGRTLAHSLVTLSDTGGPALTVQATTATLGSTPSEYSHPMPDVPSVEECFSVAEHRDLAPPGVQVPGLSLRVDTRLDIATAGWAFGRPSGEPVLRAWMRFADGREPDPLALLTFADALPPTSFAMGNPGWAPTVQLQVLVRALPAPGWCLVEARSSEISGGWVDEDYRIWDSTGRLVAQSRQLARAPR, from the coding sequence ATGGAACACCACCCTGGCACCCTGATCGCCGTGCCGCAGGACGATCAGACCACCGCATTCGACGCCGCCACCGCCGTCCGGCGGGCCGAGGGCGGAGGCCTGGTCGCCGACCTCGACCCCGGATGGGACGTCGGCGGCGGCATCCTCAACGGTGGCTACCTGCTGTCGGTCGTCGCGCGGGCCGCGGTGCTGGAGAGCCCGCACCCGCACCCGGTGGCCGTGTCGGCCAGCTACCTGCGCGCGCCGGCCGCCGGCCCGGTTGCCCTCACCGTCGTGCCCGGACCGGCCGGGCGCACGCTGGCCCACTCGCTGGTCACGCTGTCCGACACCGGCGGCCCGGCGCTGACCGTCCAGGCGACGACGGCGACCCTGGGCTCCACGCCGTCGGAGTACAGCCACCCGATGCCCGACGTCCCATCCGTGGAGGAGTGCTTCTCGGTCGCCGAGCACCGCGACCTGGCGCCGCCCGGGGTGCAGGTGCCGGGGCTCTCCCTGCGGGTGGACACCCGCCTCGACATCGCCACCGCGGGCTGGGCGTTCGGTCGGCCCTCGGGGGAGCCGGTGCTGCGGGCGTGGATGCGGTTCGCCGACGGCCGCGAGCCCGACCCGCTGGCGCTGCTGACCTTCGCCGACGCGCTGCCGCCCACCAGCTTCGCGATGGGCAATCCGGGCTGGGCGCCGACGGTGCAACTGCAGGTGCTCGTGCGGGCACTGCCGGCGCCCGGCTGGTGCCTGGTCGAGGCCCGCTCCAGCGAGATCTCCGGCGGGTGGGTGGACGAGGACTACCGGATCTGGGACTCCACCGGCCGCCTGGTCGCGCAGAGCCGCCAACTCGCCCGCGCCCCCCGCTGA